A single genomic interval of Arthrobacter sp. NicSoilB8 harbors:
- a CDS encoding tetratricopeptide repeat protein, producing MGRTWAGFGKKRTPHDVWSDWKAADEAGDAGLAAVLASELLELTPESYYSWFQAGLLSKALGNWPESLNRNTRALKLFTPKDAEEFNGANPAAWNLGIASTALGDWATARHAWVAYGLDQFRADSGPIDVDCGMAPVRLNPDRPSLPHQVLFGAGNTEVVWCWRRSPAHAVIASVPMPESGHRFRDTVLHDGEPKGTRRLDGQEVSVFDELGRLKESGLPTWQAQIVGATGDDVQALAALLGQRGLGLDDWSGIRLMCSKCSHGAPQDGHDHMPTTSDDAQRLGLAGHESDLVDVIKTWLAGRRGIDVHNLDLLW from the coding sequence ATGGGACGAACTTGGGCGGGGTTTGGGAAGAAGCGGACACCTCACGATGTGTGGTCAGACTGGAAGGCTGCGGATGAGGCCGGGGACGCCGGCCTCGCGGCAGTGCTGGCCTCCGAGCTGCTGGAGCTGACTCCGGAGTCCTATTACAGCTGGTTTCAAGCCGGTCTGCTGTCCAAAGCCCTTGGCAACTGGCCGGAAAGCCTGAACCGCAACACGCGGGCGCTGAAACTCTTCACTCCGAAGGATGCTGAAGAGTTCAACGGAGCCAATCCTGCCGCCTGGAACCTGGGCATCGCATCCACAGCACTCGGTGACTGGGCCACCGCCAGGCACGCGTGGGTCGCGTACGGACTGGACCAATTTCGGGCCGACTCCGGGCCCATCGACGTCGACTGCGGCATGGCTCCCGTTCGGCTGAATCCCGACCGGCCCAGCCTTCCTCACCAAGTGCTATTTGGGGCCGGGAACACTGAAGTGGTCTGGTGCTGGCGCCGGAGCCCGGCCCATGCAGTCATTGCAAGCGTTCCCATGCCGGAGTCCGGCCATCGGTTCCGGGATACTGTCCTGCACGACGGCGAACCCAAAGGGACCCGACGACTCGACGGACAGGAGGTGTCGGTCTTCGACGAGCTGGGACGTCTCAAAGAATCCGGCCTGCCGACATGGCAGGCACAGATAGTCGGTGCGACCGGCGACGATGTCCAGGCACTGGCGGCCCTCCTTGGACAGCGGGGGCTCGGACTCGACGATTGGTCCGGGATCCGGTTGATGTGCTCGAAATGCTCGCACGGTGCACCCCAGGATGGACACGACCACATGCCCACAACGTCGGATGATGCGCAACGACTTGGACTCGCCGGCCACGAATCCGACCTCGTCGACGTGATAAAGACATGGCTGGCCGGCAGGCGTGGAATCGACGTGCACAACCTCGACCTGCTCTGGTAA
- a CDS encoding site-specific integrase: MLEYAVGSGYLPANPARNATINNVPKPEPIREPAALTVSQLKALAAQAATGGRYWRTPHDAYGLLILFAGTTGLRWSEIAGLKVDALTFGAAPQVIARTALVSVDGHLQLRGTTKGRKPRGIPIPASVAELLKIHVDGMRPENLVFTSPPGGALRSSNFARRTLHPAIARCQETDPAFPSIVFHDLRRTAVTLWVSERSNIKTVQQIAGHSSAVTTLDVYAQLLADDAQASARAVDGLLNRALP; the protein is encoded by the coding sequence ATGCTCGAATACGCCGTGGGCAGTGGATACCTGCCTGCCAATCCCGCCCGCAACGCAACAATCAATAACGTGCCAAAGCCGGAACCGATCCGGGAGCCTGCCGCGCTGACGGTTTCGCAGCTGAAAGCCCTGGCCGCTCAGGCAGCAACCGGAGGGCGGTACTGGAGGACCCCCCACGACGCATACGGGCTGCTGATCTTGTTCGCCGGCACGACCGGCCTGCGGTGGTCCGAGATTGCCGGTCTCAAAGTTGACGCGCTGACGTTCGGTGCCGCGCCCCAGGTTATTGCTCGGACAGCCTTGGTTTCCGTGGACGGGCACCTGCAACTCAGGGGAACCACAAAGGGCCGCAAGCCCCGGGGGATTCCCATCCCGGCATCGGTGGCCGAGTTGCTGAAGATCCACGTCGACGGAATGCGGCCGGAAAACCTCGTGTTCACATCGCCGCCCGGCGGCGCGTTAAGGTCATCCAACTTCGCGCGCCGAACACTGCACCCCGCCATCGCGCGGTGCCAGGAAACGGACCCCGCCTTTCCTTCGATCGTGTTCCACGACCTGCGGAGAACGGCAGTCACACTGTGGGTTAGCGAGCGCTCCAACATCAAGACCGTCCAGCAGATCGCCGGTCACAGCTCCGCTGTGACCACACTGGACGTGTATGCCCAGCTACTGGCGGACGACGCGCAGGCGTCCGCCAGGGCCGTGGACGGCCTGCTGAATCGAGCCTTGCCCTAG
- a CDS encoding helix-turn-helix domain-containing protein, producing the protein MSVTPVHDNASVEKAQQLSQSLYMTRRTTAKFMGVSEKFLATHLTDGPKRLRVGSKIVYRLSDVEHWMRQQEITR; encoded by the coding sequence TTGTCCGTCACCCCCGTTCATGACAACGCCAGTGTCGAAAAGGCACAGCAGCTTAGCCAGTCCCTGTACATGACCCGTCGCACCACTGCGAAATTCATGGGCGTGAGCGAGAAGTTTCTTGCCACCCACCTGACCGACGGCCCCAAGCGTCTGCGGGTGGGGTCGAAGATTGTCTACCGCTTGTCAGACGTGGAGCACTGGATGCGCCAGCAGGAAATCACGCGGTAA
- a CDS encoding helix-turn-helix domain-containing protein has product MSSRPLQYSKAIRESDLPTGVRAVCWALATYANNNTGIAYLTVATLAKATGFSEATVSTHTGVAEAEGYLRKDRQYNRSIIYTITVPIVEEPANSQIAGTVTEMPIWDWVEQERAKRATLTNGPDITP; this is encoded by the coding sequence ATGTCGTCGCGCCCGTTGCAGTACTCGAAGGCGATTCGGGAGTCCGATCTGCCGACCGGGGTCAGGGCTGTCTGCTGGGCGTTGGCCACCTACGCCAACAACAACACCGGTATTGCCTATCTGACGGTTGCAACGCTCGCAAAGGCCACGGGGTTCTCCGAGGCCACCGTTTCAACGCACACAGGGGTCGCCGAGGCAGAGGGCTACCTGCGCAAAGACCGACAATACAACAGGTCAATCATCTACACCATCACGGTTCCCATCGTCGAAGAACCGGCGAACTCGCAGATCGCCGGCACGGTGACGGAAATGCCGATATGGGACTGGGTTGAGCAGGAACGGGCGAAGCGGGCGACCCTCACAAACGGCCCTGACATCACCCCGTAG